The proteins below come from a single Cannabis sativa cultivar Pink pepper isolate KNU-18-1 chromosome 3, ASM2916894v1, whole genome shotgun sequence genomic window:
- the LOC133036181 gene encoding uncharacterized protein LOC133036181, whose amino-acid sequence MAENPENVNTPHEETNHRSGKEPMGSKRSTNPQSRKTTHSRRAQPERGPSARTTRSRRTRPDVGPSTRTTRPRRTQRGNGQNPRTSDEELNRGGAQSVGEGANEMENRRLRHRLEEAQRRNAERQEKAREEQPGENETPPENQDERPDGRQSEIDEREIPHENEEDLWTQPGERRSPARNRQRSSQTHRARTRTDPNEGNTTNYSWEKRTEREEASVTSRQSRTHSRSTRRGESTQQAND is encoded by the exons ATGGCTGAAAATCCAGAAAATGTTAACACCCCACATGAGGAAACTAATCATCGTTCTGGGAAAGAGCCCATGGGCTCCAAAAGATCTACCAATCCACAGTCCAGAAAGACCACCCATTCCAGGAGGGCTCAGCCTGAGCGTGGCCCCAGTGCACGGACCACACGTTCCCGAAGAACTCGACCCGACGTTGGTCCTAGTACGCGGACAACACGCCCGAGGAGAACTCAGCGTGGGAATGGTCAGAACCCCAGAACGAGCGATGAAGAACTCAATCGTGGAGGTGCCCAATCTGTGGGAGAAGGAGCCAATGAAATGGAAAACCGCCGCCTGAGACATCGTCTGGAAGAGGCGCAACGTCGAAACGCTGA GAGACAGGAAAAGGCTCGGGAAGAACAACCCGGGGAAAATGAGACACCCCCTGAAAATCAGGATGAACGGCCAGATGGAAGACAATCGGAAATCGATGAAAGAGAAATCCCTCATGAGAATGAGGAAGATCTTTGGACTCAACCAGGAGAACGGAGGTCACCTGCTAGAAATCGCCAACGTTCATCCCAAACCCATAGAGCGAGGACTCGTACGGACCCTAATGAGGGAAATACGACAAACTACTCTTGGGAGAAAAGAACAGAGCGTGAGGAAGCAAGCGTGACTTCGAGGCAATCGAGAACCCATAGTCGATCAACTCGAAGAGGAGAAAGCACTCAACAAGCTAATGATTGA